In one Nitratidesulfovibrio vulgaris str. Hildenborough genomic region, the following are encoded:
- the sctV gene encoding type III secretion system export apparatus subunit SctV, which produces MSMLARANTAVGAVTRHNDLAIVLLLVVVIALMILPLPTPLVDTLIGANMALSFVMLMMSMYVKSILDFSVFPTMLLFTTLFRVGLNITTTRLILLQADAGEIIFVFGEYALGGNFVVGAVVFVILTIVQFLVIAKGAERVAEVGARFTLDAMPGKQMSIDADMRAGVIDMEEAQRRRNTVSQESQMYGAMDGAMKFVKGDSIAGMIVALVNIVGGTVIGITQHGMAAGEALHTYGILTIGDGLVSQIPSLLVSISAGILITRSGDSGGNVGAQIGGQIFGQPKALLMAGGLVFLFALVPGFPKPQLMGLALALGGFGYVLRRMAELPAETDPRAELSRSLAPAVKPRPARGGAQQGDDFAPTVPIILDLSPALGESLDYDSLNDELARLRRALYFDLGVPFPGINVRPNPALPGLCYVLNLNEIPMSRGVLEKGMSLVRDTRENLAMMGVAVREGERFLPEVEPLWVPDEQCRLLEKAGIGHMSHARILAYHLSLVLSRHASTFIGMQEAKYLLDRMEERAPDLVREVTRLLPVQRIAEIFQRLVQEQVSIRDLRSILEALIEWSAKEKDTVMLTEYVRSALKRQISYMHSRGQNMLPAILLDPGVEETIRKAVRQTSAGAFLALEPAVTERFMKAVADAAGPYAQQTQKPVIMTSMDIRRYVRRLIEGDHYTLAVMSYQELTPEISVQPVNRIRL; this is translated from the coding sequence ATGAGCATGCTCGCCCGCGCCAATACCGCCGTGGGGGCTGTCACCCGGCACAACGACCTCGCCATCGTGCTGCTGCTGGTGGTGGTCATCGCCCTGATGATCCTGCCGCTGCCCACGCCGCTGGTCGACACGCTCATCGGCGCCAACATGGCGCTCTCGTTCGTGATGCTGATGATGTCGATGTACGTGAAGTCCATCCTCGACTTCTCGGTCTTCCCCACCATGCTGCTCTTCACCACGCTCTTCCGCGTGGGTCTCAACATCACCACCACCCGCCTCATCCTGTTGCAGGCAGACGCGGGCGAGATCATCTTCGTCTTCGGCGAATACGCGCTGGGCGGCAACTTCGTGGTGGGCGCGGTGGTCTTCGTCATCCTCACCATCGTGCAGTTCCTCGTCATCGCCAAGGGCGCGGAACGCGTGGCCGAGGTGGGGGCGCGCTTCACGCTGGACGCCATGCCCGGCAAGCAGATGTCCATCGACGCCGACATGCGCGCCGGGGTCATCGACATGGAAGAGGCGCAGCGCAGGCGCAACACCGTGTCGCAGGAAAGCCAGATGTACGGCGCCATGGACGGCGCCATGAAGTTCGTCAAGGGCGACAGCATCGCGGGCATGATCGTCGCGCTGGTCAACATCGTGGGCGGCACGGTCATCGGCATCACGCAGCACGGCATGGCGGCGGGCGAGGCGCTGCACACCTACGGCATCCTCACCATCGGTGACGGTCTTGTATCGCAGATACCCTCGCTGCTGGTGTCCATCTCCGCGGGCATTCTCATCACCCGGTCGGGCGATTCGGGCGGCAACGTGGGGGCGCAGATTGGCGGGCAGATTTTCGGACAGCCCAAGGCCCTGCTCATGGCGGGGGGGCTGGTCTTTCTCTTCGCGCTGGTGCCCGGCTTCCCCAAGCCGCAGCTGATGGGGCTGGCGCTGGCCCTCGGCGGTTTCGGCTACGTGCTGCGCCGCATGGCGGAGTTGCCCGCAGAGACCGACCCGCGCGCCGAACTCTCGCGCTCGCTGGCACCGGCGGTGAAGCCGCGCCCCGCACGGGGCGGCGCACAGCAGGGCGACGACTTCGCCCCCACCGTGCCCATCATCCTCGACCTCTCTCCGGCCCTTGGCGAGAGCCTCGACTACGACTCGCTCAACGATGAACTGGCGCGGCTGCGCCGTGCGCTGTACTTCGACCTAGGGGTGCCCTTTCCGGGCATCAACGTGCGCCCCAACCCCGCGCTGCCGGGGCTGTGCTATGTGCTGAACCTCAACGAGATACCCATGTCGCGCGGGGTGCTCGAGAAGGGCATGAGCCTCGTGCGCGACACCCGCGAGAACCTCGCCATGATGGGCGTCGCCGTGCGCGAGGGCGAACGCTTCCTGCCCGAGGTCGAACCGCTGTGGGTGCCCGACGAGCAATGCCGCCTGCTTGAGAAGGCGGGCATCGGGCACATGTCGCATGCGCGCATTCTCGCGTACCATCTTTCGCTGGTGCTTTCGCGCCACGCCTCCACCTTCATCGGCATGCAGGAGGCCAAGTACCTTCTCGACCGCATGGAGGAGAGGGCACCCGACCTCGTGCGCGAAGTCACCCGCCTGCTGCCCGTGCAGCGCATCGCAGAGATTTTCCAGCGGCTGGTGCAGGAACAGGTCTCCATACGCGACCTGCGCAGCATCCTCGAAGCACTCATCGAATGGAGTGCCAAGGAGAAGGACACGGTCATGCTCACCGAGTATGTCCGCAGCGCACTCAAGCGGCAGATAAGCTACATGCACTCGCGCGGGCAGAACATGCTGCCCGCCATCCTGCTCGACCCCGGCGTGGAGGAGACCATCCGCAAGGCCGTCCGGCAGACCTCCGCAGGGGCCTTCCTCGCGCTGGAACCCGCCGTGACCGAACGGTTCATGAAGGCGGTTGCCGATGCCGCAGGGCCGTATGCCCAGCAGACGCAGAAGCCCGTCATCATGACCTCGATGGATATCAGACGGTATGTGCGGCGTCTCATCGAAGGCGACCACTACACCCTCGCCGTCATGTCGTATCAGGAGCTTACGCCAGAGATTTCGGTGCAACCCGTGAACAGGATACGCCTGTAA
- the sctY gene encoding type III secretion apparatus assembly chaperone SctY, protein MAVAPECRRTLSVLGYLYLRMGRHESARRTFAAIAALLPDDAPRAEVSLVYRNLAAVAMAEGDGAAALDHLHKALDGMVLTSADAALHLLRAQALWQQGRHDEAHGAVETYRHLTGDRS, encoded by the coding sequence TTGGCCGTCGCCCCCGAATGCCGCCGGACGCTGAGCGTCCTCGGCTACCTCTACCTGCGCATGGGCCGCCACGAGAGCGCCCGCCGCACCTTCGCCGCCATCGCCGCGCTGCTGCCCGACGACGCCCCCAGGGCCGAGGTCAGCCTCGTGTACCGCAACCTCGCCGCCGTCGCCATGGCGGAGGGTGACGGTGCCGCCGCCCTCGACCACCTGCACAAGGCCCTCGACGGCATGGTGCTCACCTCTGCCGACGCCGCGCTGCACCTCCTGCGCGCACAGGCGCTGTGGCAGCAGGGCAGGCACGACGAGGCGCACGGCGCGGTGGAGACCTACCGCCATCTCACGGGAGACCGTTCATGA
- the sctX gene encoding type III secretion apparatus assembly protein SctX: MSRVTGFFDGSLGIQNVMDVETFRATMPQARPLAASVLHEAGLEELFAPQNARRLVEQALCPPVGDGEMLRPDVFGANLRQCLDALSLERSPAVRDFVRNDLAALIDDTELLRAYTGLMVGG, from the coding sequence ATGAGCCGCGTCACCGGGTTCTTCGACGGGTCGCTGGGCATCCAGAACGTCATGGATGTGGAGACCTTCCGCGCCACCATGCCACAGGCCCGGCCCCTTGCCGCCAGCGTGCTGCACGAGGCGGGGCTGGAAGAGCTTTTCGCGCCGCAGAACGCGCGCAGGCTGGTCGAACAGGCCCTCTGCCCGCCCGTGGGTGACGGCGAGATGCTGCGCCCCGACGTCTTCGGCGCGAACCTGCGCCAGTGCCTCGACGCGCTCAGCCTCGAACGCTCGCCCGCGGTGCGCGACTTCGTCCGCAACGACCTTGCCGCGCTCATCGACGACACCGAACTTCTCCGGGCCTACACCGGATTGATGGTGGGAGGTTAG
- the sycN gene encoding type III secretion chaperone SycN: MLQDTIAAFARRMGMTGFVPSAGGLAAFDIDGVGRLYVEPSDDTLLVYLARAVPAHETHLPRRLLDLSHYRHAWPLPLQGGMHGGQAVVLTRLDGRTATAVDVENAAVLLAGVLDRATAPGEGA, translated from the coding sequence ATGCTTCAGGACACCATCGCCGCATTCGCAAGGCGCATGGGCATGACCGGCTTCGTGCCCTCTGCCGGGGGCCTTGCGGCCTTCGACATCGACGGGGTGGGGCGGCTGTATGTCGAACCTTCCGACGACACGCTGCTGGTCTATCTCGCCCGTGCCGTGCCTGCGCACGAGACGCACCTGCCCCGCAGGTTGCTCGACCTTTCGCACTACCGCCACGCATGGCCCCTGCCGTTGCAGGGCGGCATGCACGGCGGGCAGGCCGTGGTGCTCACCCGGCTTGACGGGCGCACAGCCACCGCCGTGGACGTGGAGAACGCCGCCGTGCTGCTTGCCGGTGTACTCGACAGGGCCACCGCACCCGGGGAGGGCGCATGA
- the sctW gene encoding type III secretion system gatekeeper subunit SctW, with protein sequence MSIDLRGVSGPAQPGLANVQDGPDGAAGTLLGRAATVVDSPLSLLADAAEELTFAADTTDDFELSERKERKSTEDAMAERIELYKELMHQAGKGEGLDRLKDSLKSQQGREQARQEALSQFPDPSDAWAALHDALQAFDDDPAIPDGVREAVRGAIADLEAEHGPAIRAGVHGALASAGFADLGDADALRDLYRGTVCDFTTVEQVFATINERYGDERFDVAIGFLYRALSSDLGSDMPSMDGTHLESVNTSLGQLRLLKSAHALCADVMTRWENVHGVKDCPLTAQGLLEQVVALRSENFLGALHIDRIAAQAKAPDIEHEVLFLQELLRMTRNVPAQLFDGTAGRMKLLDAVQDAVDRAIDREDAFLAAQEG encoded by the coding sequence ATGTCGATCGACCTGCGTGGCGTGTCGGGGCCTGCCCAGCCCGGACTTGCGAACGTTCAGGACGGGCCGGACGGGGCCGCGGGCACCCTGCTGGGCAGGGCCGCGACCGTGGTCGATTCGCCGCTGTCGCTGCTTGCCGATGCCGCCGAGGAACTCACCTTCGCCGCCGACACCACCGACGACTTCGAACTCTCCGAACGCAAGGAACGCAAGAGCACCGAAGACGCCATGGCCGAGCGCATCGAACTCTACAAGGAGTTGATGCATCAGGCGGGCAAGGGCGAGGGGCTGGACAGGCTGAAAGACAGCCTCAAGTCGCAGCAGGGCAGGGAACAGGCGCGCCAGGAGGCGCTTTCGCAGTTTCCCGACCCCAGCGACGCATGGGCCGCCCTGCACGACGCCCTGCAAGCCTTCGACGACGACCCCGCCATCCCCGACGGCGTGCGCGAGGCGGTGCGCGGCGCCATCGCCGACCTCGAGGCGGAACACGGTCCCGCCATCCGCGCCGGGGTGCACGGGGCGCTCGCCTCTGCCGGTTTCGCCGACCTTGGCGATGCCGACGCCCTGCGCGACCTCTACCGCGGCACGGTGTGCGACTTCACCACCGTCGAGCAGGTCTTCGCCACCATCAACGAACGCTACGGCGACGAACGGTTCGACGTGGCCATCGGCTTCCTGTACCGCGCCCTGTCCAGCGACCTCGGTTCGGACATGCCGAGTATGGACGGCACGCACCTCGAGAGCGTAAACACCAGCCTCGGGCAGCTGCGGCTGCTCAAGAGCGCCCACGCCCTGTGCGCCGACGTGATGACCCGGTGGGAGAACGTGCACGGCGTGAAGGACTGCCCGCTCACGGCGCAGGGGCTGCTCGAGCAGGTGGTGGCCCTGCGGTCGGAGAACTTTCTGGGGGCGTTGCACATCGACCGCATCGCGGCGCAGGCGAAGGCCCCCGACATCGAGCATGAGGTGCTGTTCCTTCAGGAACTTCTGCGTATGACACGCAATGTGCCCGCACAACTCTTCGACGGGACGGCGGGCCGCATGAAGCTGCTCGACGCCGTACAGGACGCCGTGGACAGGGCCATAGACCGCGAAGACGCCTTTCTGGCAGCGCAGGAGGGGTAG
- a CDS encoding SycD/LcrH family type III secretion system chaperone: MSTSYQHSGPEFTEAQMQAMVDGLFAGASIGAVCNMQQEQLEAGYALAYNLYTAGNYRDAETMFRALCVYDHNDERYWLGLAGCRQAQGDLAGAIDAYGLAGAASALGDPAPFVHAGICYMKLGDTENARNTFAGVPFIGDPDNDTHAAMHRKAEAMLELLAGERP; encoded by the coding sequence ATGAGCACCAGCTATCAGCATTCCGGGCCGGAATTCACCGAAGCACAGATGCAGGCCATGGTAGACGGGCTGTTCGCCGGGGCCTCCATCGGCGCGGTGTGCAACATGCAGCAGGAACAGCTCGAGGCGGGCTACGCCCTCGCCTACAACCTGTACACCGCCGGGAACTACCGCGATGCCGAGACCATGTTCCGCGCGCTGTGCGTCTACGACCACAACGACGAACGCTACTGGCTCGGCCTTGCCGGGTGCAGGCAGGCGCAGGGCGACCTTGCCGGGGCCATCGACGCCTACGGCCTCGCCGGTGCCGCCAGCGCCCTCGGCGACCCCGCCCCCTTCGTGCATGCGGGCATCTGCTACATGAAGCTGGGCGACACCGAGAACGCGCGCAACACCTTCGCCGGGGTGCCCTTCATCGGCGACCCCGACAACGACACCCATGCCGCCATGCACCGCAAGGCAGAGGCCATGCTCGAACTGCTGGCCGGGGAGAGGCCATGA
- a CDS encoding type III secretion system protein, which yields MSALTVGGLSGTTGVGDISLDPTPRFRITTGATLPPAPGGADGTSKADLPVLAPPMGGLALETLMSALGNAERRQACKNGVDQIKSKAADQAKINEERLEQISKRLEDMRSKSVLNGFLKAFKIIGMIVGAIASIATTVVGALTGNPLLVAAGVMGMAMTLDAVLSTATDGKISFMSGMTELGKAMGMSDEAAKWFGFGMQMAVTLVAVGLSLGAGFANVSSSAANLSTTAATKALDFAIKAQQIGQFVNAGVAVAQGSGAIAGAVIDYRIASSQADSKELEAILERIREAIDFEHDFLEAEMKRAEELMGKVGEIVKDCAEAQTAILGGTPAMA from the coding sequence ATGAGCGCCCTGACCGTCGGCGGGCTTTCCGGCACCACCGGCGTGGGCGACATCTCGCTCGACCCCACACCGCGGTTCCGCATCACCACCGGCGCGACGCTGCCCCCGGCCCCCGGCGGGGCGGACGGCACCTCGAAGGCCGACCTTCCGGTACTGGCCCCGCCCATGGGCGGTCTGGCACTGGAGACGCTCATGTCCGCCCTCGGCAATGCCGAGCGCAGGCAGGCGTGCAAGAACGGTGTCGACCAGATCAAGTCCAAGGCCGCCGACCAGGCCAAGATCAACGAGGAAAGGCTGGAGCAGATCTCCAAGCGACTTGAGGACATGCGCTCGAAGTCGGTGCTCAACGGCTTTCTGAAGGCGTTCAAGATCATCGGCATGATCGTCGGCGCCATCGCCTCCATCGCCACCACCGTCGTGGGCGCGCTCACCGGCAACCCCCTGCTGGTGGCTGCGGGCGTCATGGGCATGGCCATGACCCTCGACGCCGTGCTGAGTACGGCCACGGACGGCAAGATAAGTTTCATGTCGGGCATGACAGAGCTTGGCAAGGCCATGGGCATGAGCGATGAGGCCGCCAAATGGTTCGGCTTCGGCATGCAGATGGCGGTGACCCTCGTCGCCGTGGGCCTCAGCCTCGGGGCGGGTTTCGCCAACGTCAGCTCTTCTGCCGCCAACCTCAGCACCACGGCGGCGACCAAGGCCCTCGACTTCGCCATCAAAGCGCAGCAGATAGGCCAGTTCGTCAACGCGGGCGTGGCCGTGGCGCAGGGCAGCGGCGCCATCGCCGGGGCCGTCATCGACTACCGCATCGCCTCGTCACAGGCCGACAGCAAAGAACTTGAAGCGATACTTGAACGCATTCGGGAAGCCATCGACTTCGAACACGACTTCCTTGAGGCGGAAATGAAACGGGCCGAAGAACTCATGGGCAAGGTGGGAGAAATCGTCAAGGATTGCGCAGAGGCACAGACTGCCATCCTTGGTGGAACCCCCGCCATGGCCTGA
- the sctB gene encoding type III secretion system translocon subunit SctB, producing the protein MTTITNVRDIPGFNQSQYDTLVATARGQNIDPAAIDMALLQAVNAGSNFSAALNSVTGDLPRLSLPHNNALSHLGSLDMAPSPGATLMSLITSMAADERKQNAQMRIEETKAIVEKIMDQADEMRNKAIVQLVMGVVSGAISIAQGVASMSMQASAMKQLDGFQTGSQIATQKGLPNMAKSFDAMYQSGMSKLTAQQNALNSGFTAGNSAVAGINQAVGGFFDAAIKEMDGDVERMRASRDAMKQLDDALAQLIQKTLSGMDAIQQNMNQTRTRILG; encoded by the coding sequence ATGACGACCATCACCAACGTCCGCGATATTCCGGGGTTCAACCAGTCGCAGTACGACACGCTCGTCGCCACGGCCCGCGGTCAGAACATCGACCCGGCGGCCATCGACATGGCCCTGTTGCAGGCCGTCAACGCAGGCAGCAACTTCTCGGCGGCGCTCAACAGCGTCACGGGCGACCTGCCGCGCCTCTCGCTGCCGCACAACAACGCCCTCAGCCATCTGGGGTCGCTCGACATGGCTCCCTCGCCGGGGGCTACGCTCATGTCGCTCATCACCTCCATGGCTGCGGACGAACGCAAGCAGAACGCGCAGATGCGCATCGAAGAGACCAAGGCCATCGTCGAGAAGATCATGGACCAGGCCGACGAGATGCGGAACAAGGCCATCGTCCAGCTTGTGATGGGCGTGGTCTCGGGGGCCATCAGCATCGCGCAGGGCGTCGCCAGCATGAGCATGCAGGCCAGCGCCATGAAGCAGCTTGACGGCTTCCAGACCGGTTCGCAGATAGCCACGCAGAAGGGGCTGCCCAACATGGCCAAGTCGTTCGACGCCATGTACCAGAGTGGCATGTCCAAGCTGACGGCGCAGCAGAACGCCCTCAACAGCGGCTTCACCGCCGGCAACAGCGCGGTGGCGGGCATCAATCAGGCCGTGGGCGGCTTCTTCGACGCCGCCATCAAGGAGATGGACGGAGATGTCGAACGCATGAGGGCCAGCCGCGACGCCATGAAGCAACTCGACGACGCGCTGGCGCAACTCATCCAGAAGACCCTCTCCGGCATGGACGCCATCCAGCAGAACATGAACCAGACCCGTACACGCATTCTGGGCTGA
- a CDS encoding CesT family type III secretion system chaperone, with protein sequence MSRLDDLARHVAQAAGWATPQPGGDGAYAFRLEGDLDVTLFSPDGRTGIMRADLVPLPDDSRAADTLLADSARHALARGRTRKSVIALDGTMLVLHRQLNVDTASPDEAAAAMRDFLNDLAWWKRMLAPSAQGSAPAGGAMPAGVPWIPIR encoded by the coding sequence ATGAGCAGGCTGGACGACTTGGCGCGCCACGTGGCGCAGGCGGCGGGGTGGGCCACCCCGCAACCCGGCGGCGACGGCGCGTACGCCTTCCGTCTTGAGGGCGACCTCGACGTGACGCTGTTCTCGCCCGACGGACGCACGGGTATCATGCGGGCCGACCTCGTGCCCCTGCCCGACGACAGCCGCGCCGCAGACACCCTGCTGGCCGACAGCGCCCGCCACGCCCTCGCACGGGGGCGCACCCGCAAGAGCGTCATCGCCCTTGACGGAACCATGCTCGTGTTGCATCGCCAGTTGAACGTGGACACCGCATCACCCGATGAGGCGGCAGCCGCCATGCGCGACTTTCTCAACGATCTCGCATGGTGGAAGCGCATGCTCGCACCGTCCGCGCAGGGCAGTGCCCCTGCGGGGGGCGCGATGCCCGCCGGTGTGCCCTGGATTCCCATTCGCTGA
- the sctC gene encoding type III secretion system outer membrane ring subunit SctC, producing MLCLHAPSRCEAAPAFPHTYSHYSEQEQLTALLADFGRTQGLATSFSPGVTGTVSGRFEDVAPEKFLQGMKAAFGVSWYRLGPTLHFYHEAETTRIFISPRVMSAESLYRMLRQSSVLSPQLPAELMPGGAMVVVSGPPAYLDQIQAAVTAFEEAQTGNFGMKVFPLKYAWAEDITVNSMDKTVTLPGVASILRAMVSGSPSSATRVTQETATVDKLSGTGLISQGRQQKESGQSNQAQRGGQASQQDSGGAQDGQQVSIMADPRVNAVIVHDAVYRMPYYESVIGDLDRPVELVEIHAAIVDIDTNFKRDLGVTYQATVGKDQRWAGGADVSTGTDKFTPLPVPGVPQGSGLTLSTIYTMGSDYFLARINALEKNGEARMLGRPSVLTVDNVQATLENTSTYYIQVQGYQAVDLFKVEAGTVLRVTPHIINNDDGTDAIKLVVSVQDDQNNQTTPTSTSTTQAIPPIKQTKINTQAIIGAGQSLLIGGYYYEQKATSADGVPILMNIPVLGNLFKTQSKENKRMERLILITPKVVRLDNLPGTPPRVDDPAFHRTATQSDYAERTPTPPPSRRSGCSRAPDNAPEAASGAAGGTGGTGVTANTEGGTTPQAATSPVPAYGVAP from the coding sequence ATGCTGTGCCTTCACGCGCCGTCACGGTGCGAGGCCGCACCCGCCTTTCCGCACACCTATTCGCACTATTCGGAACAGGAGCAACTGACCGCGCTGCTGGCCGACTTCGGGCGCACGCAGGGCCTTGCCACGTCGTTCTCGCCCGGTGTCACGGGCACGGTCAGCGGCAGGTTCGAGGACGTGGCCCCGGAGAAGTTCCTTCAGGGCATGAAGGCGGCCTTCGGCGTGTCGTGGTACCGCCTCGGCCCCACGCTGCATTTCTACCATGAGGCCGAGACCACGCGCATCTTCATCTCGCCGCGGGTCATGAGTGCCGAGTCGCTGTACCGCATGTTGCGCCAGTCTTCGGTGCTGTCGCCGCAACTGCCCGCCGAACTCATGCCCGGCGGCGCCATGGTGGTCGTCTCCGGCCCGCCCGCCTACCTCGACCAGATTCAGGCCGCGGTGACGGCCTTCGAAGAGGCCCAGACGGGCAACTTCGGCATGAAGGTGTTCCCGCTCAAGTACGCGTGGGCCGAAGACATCACCGTCAACAGCATGGACAAGACCGTCACCCTGCCCGGTGTCGCCAGCATCCTGCGGGCCATGGTCAGCGGGTCGCCCTCGAGCGCCACGCGCGTCACGCAAGAGACCGCCACGGTGGACAAGCTTTCCGGCACGGGCCTCATCTCGCAGGGGCGTCAGCAGAAGGAGTCGGGCCAGTCGAATCAGGCGCAGCGCGGCGGGCAGGCCTCGCAGCAGGATTCGGGCGGGGCGCAGGACGGTCAGCAGGTGAGCATCATGGCCGACCCGCGCGTCAACGCCGTCATCGTGCACGACGCCGTGTACCGGATGCCCTACTACGAGTCGGTCATCGGCGACCTCGACAGGCCGGTCGAACTCGTGGAGATACACGCCGCCATCGTCGACATCGACACCAACTTCAAGCGCGACCTCGGCGTCACCTATCAGGCCACGGTGGGCAAGGACCAGCGGTGGGCGGGCGGTGCCGACGTATCCACGGGCACCGACAAGTTCACCCCCCTGCCCGTACCCGGCGTGCCGCAGGGCAGCGGCCTGACCCTCTCCACCATCTACACCATGGGGTCGGACTACTTTCTCGCCCGCATCAACGCCCTCGAGAAGAACGGCGAGGCCCGGATGCTGGGGCGGCCCTCGGTGCTGACCGTGGACAACGTGCAGGCCACCCTCGAGAACACCAGCACCTATTATATACAGGTGCAGGGCTATCAGGCCGTCGACCTCTTCAAGGTCGAGGCGGGCACGGTGCTGCGCGTGACGCCGCACATCATCAACAACGACGACGGCACCGACGCCATCAAGCTGGTGGTGAGCGTGCAGGACGACCAGAACAACCAGACCACGCCGACCTCGACCTCCACCACGCAGGCCATCCCGCCCATCAAGCAGACGAAGATCAACACGCAGGCCATCATCGGCGCGGGACAGAGTCTGCTGATTGGCGGCTACTACTACGAACAGAAGGCCACCAGCGCCGACGGCGTGCCCATCCTCATGAACATCCCGGTGCTGGGCAACCTGTTCAAGACCCAGTCGAAAGAGAACAAGAGGATGGAACGCCTCATCCTCATCACCCCCAAGGTGGTGCGCCTCGACAACCTGCCGGGGACCCCGCCACGGGTCGACGACCCCGCCTTCCACCGCACGGCCACCCAGTCGGACTATGCCGAACGCACCCCCACGCCGCCCCCGTCGCGCCGTAGCGGTTGCAGCCGCGCGCCCGACAATGCGCCGGAAGCGGCTTCGGGTGCGGCAGGTGGCACGGGAGGAACAGGGGTGACAGCGAACACAGAAGGCGGCACCACGCCCCAAGCGGCCACATCCCCTGTCCCTGCGTACGGAGTCGCCCCATGA